The Chitinophaga pinensis DSM 2588 region CTGTATTCTATTTTGGTAAATGCGCTGACCTCATTTTTATATCCTTTGTTCTGATACAATTCTCCCAACCAGTTATCGGTTCCTGTATGTCTGCGGGAATACAGATTACCGTGTACGCCTGTCGTCCATTTGAAACGATCATAAGTAAGTGCGTAGTTGGTAAAGAATCCACCGAAATGGGACAGGAAACCGTAGTTAAACAGGTTGCCATCTGTCTCCATACCCAGGAAGTTATTCAGGTCAAAATCGTATCCACCTTTCAGATAAGTATAGTAGATACTGGATGTCAGTGTAGCATGTAGGGAAGGCCGCCAGCTATTTTGTAACTGTACGAGCCCCTGGAAGAAGCGGTCCTTTTCGTCTTTGGTGTTCGCATTGCTACGCCTGTCTTTTGCAATCAGCGTATCTGCTACTGCCAGCCAGGCCATTCCGTTCCGCTGGTGACCCGCCATAATGTTCAGCTTCCAGGTACTTTTATCGTAGTATAATCCGCCGCTGATAAAAACAGATTGTGAATTATTGAAGGAATGATATTTATAGCCATCCGTATATACCTGCGAAGCCCTTACATACAGTGATTTCCTGTTTTTAATAGCCGTCTGATGTTCTCCGAAAATCCTGAAACTGTTATAAGATCCATACCCTACACCGAAATCAGTACTGGCCTTGTCTCCGGCTTCCGGTGCAAACAGCTGTATACTACCGGCATAACTGGCAGCACCGTTTTTAGACGTACCAACGCCCCGTTGTATCTGCAAGCGGCTGATGGAATTGAGTATATCCGGATAATTGGAAAAATAAGCGCCCTGATCTTCCGGTTCATTCAAAGGCATGCCGTCCAGGGTAGTGTTGATCCTGGTCTGGTCCATTCCTCTCATACGATAATAGGAATAGCCCTGCATATTACCCGCGTCTGAATACACCGTGATAGAGGGTGTTTCTGATAACAGAAAAGAAGGCTCCTGCCCGGTATTCTTTTCATCCAGCACCTTCATGTCCAGGTTCTGATACGTAACAGGGGTTTTACTACCAGCCTGATAGGAAACAATCACTTCCTTCAGCCGCCGGGTGCTGTCCTGATCTTTGCTTTTGGGTAAAGTATCCTGTGCGCCGGCTAACAAAGGCAATAGTAAAACTGATACAGTGGTGATATTCACACGACTAAAAAAGCTCATAGGATAAAAAATGTAATTATTACACAAATATATTAAGCCGAGTCCGGACATCGTTAACATGTTTGTGTTAGTGGGCTAATTTGTTGATACACTGGTTTAAAATAATCCTTACTTTTATTTTACCGAGACAAAACGCCGTTGTCAATGCTACTTTTAACCTGTAACCATGGCGTATTTATCCCAAATGACGCGATATGAAAAGTGATACACCATTCCTCCGCAAACTGGACCAACACCGTAAATTCCTTTTAGGATATCGCCTGGCTTTTGAGACCAGTTCACAGCGCTCAAGCTGGCGCCAGATTGTAATGCTTTGGTTTTCTGCCGCTTCGCAGGGAAACAAAAGAGCGCAGTTTTATCTGGCTACCTGCTATGATAACGGAATGGGTGTACAACGGGACACGGCCATTGCCTTCAAATGGTATATGAAAGCTGCATTACAGGGCCACATGGAGTCACAATACAATGTAGGATTCTTTTATCGTGAAGGAGATGTTGTCAGACAAAACGATAAAAAAGCCGTTTACTGGTTCAAACTGGCTTCTGCACAGGGAGATACAGAAGCGCAACGCGATCTGGGCTACTGTTATTTCTACGGCCTTGGCATAGAGAAAGACGTCACACAGGCTATCTTCTGGTACAAGAAAGCAGCTGCCAAAGACGATCCTAAAGCGCTGTACAATCTCGGACTCTGCTACAAACACGGTGACGGCGTCGGCCAGTCTCAGCGTTGGGCAAAATATTATTTCGAAAGAGCAGCCCGCCTGGGCAATAATGCCGCTTCTCTTCAGTTACGCGAGATCATGCGTACCACCAGCCAATATTCTTAACTGTTAGGTACTGTCCGCTCAAGCGGCAGTATCATCGTAAATGCTGTTCCCACACCTGGCGTAGATTCCGCCGTGATAAATCCTCCATGATTACGAATGATCTTTCTGCAATAGGCCAGCCCTAATCCAAACCCTTCATAGGTGGACTCAAAAGAGATCCTTGCAAAAATGTCAAATATCTTTTCAAGCTGCTGTTTTTCTATGCCCATCCCATTGTCCTGCACGCGGATACGGACATACTTTTTATTCCCGGCAGCAGGCAGCAATGACCTGACCTGATGAATATCCGGTTCACTTACCAAAATACGGATCTCTGCAGGAGCGTCTGTACGGGCAAACTTAAGTGCATTACTGATCAGGTGGTAAAACAGTTGCTCCATCTGCATGGAGATCGCCTGCATATATGGCAGGGAATCTGCGATGACACGACCACCTTTCACAAACAAAGACTGCTCCAGTTGCGCACAAACATCCGCCACCACCTTATTCAGATCGATCTTTTCAAAAGAAGCGTCTACATAATTCAGTTCTGAAAAGTCCGACAGGTCTTTGATCATCATGGAGATCCGCTGTGCTCCGGCATTGACTTTCAGGGCCAGTTCCTTTGATTTCTCCACATGCGCCTGCTCCACCGCATCTACCAGCATATTACTGAACAGGCGGATCTTTCTCAGTGGCTCCTGTAAATTGTGATTTGAAATATGCCTGTACTGGCGGTTCTCATCCTGTGTTTCAGACAATTGCCTGTTTAGCTCGCGGATGGCTACATCGTTGCGCTCCATCTGATCAATGCTATGCAAATGAAAGGAAATCAGTTCCGAGAAAAGGTTAAACATCCCTATCACCCGCGGATTCTTCAACTGTGCCGGTCTCGGATCGATCGCACAGAGTGTTCCGAAGAATTCACCGTTTTTCAAAATAATAGGTACAGATATATAACTCTGAAAACCATACATTTTGGGGGTATGATGATTAGAAAATGCTTCATCCCCCGCCACATGATCAATAATCACCGCATTCCTGCTGTCGCGTATCTCATTACAGATAGTCGTCTCTATCTGCAATTCTCCCCCAGGCTCCAGCCCGAAGGCGATTTCATCCCGCACACTGCACGCTATCCACCTGTCCTGTGTTACCCTGGCAATGGCCGCAAACCCCATTCCTGTGGTACGGCAGATCACTTCCAGCATGGTAGGCACAATAGGGATACTTTTTACGCTCTCGATATCTGCTGAAATATTACTACTCATTGCCCTCGTTAAAACCGTTATTAACAACGTTATTGCAATAAAGATAACTAATTATAATTCAGAAGGAACTGTTCCTCAAAAAACCGGTACTCTACCGGATTGATCGCTTATATTAGGGTAACGTTATTGAATCGTCTGCCGACATTGATTATCTGTCCCTCTAATTACATTAAAACCATGAGATCTTTTAGTACCCTGGTGCTCTTCATTGCACTATTATTCCCGGGCATATCCAAAGCCCAGTCTACCAAAATCGTTACAAACCACATCGGTTATGAATTCAGTAAATCCAAACGCGCTGTACTGCTGGCGGAAACTAAGGTCAGCGTTGGCAACGTAGACCTCATCGACGCCTCCAGCGGACGAAAAGTCTACTCCGCAAAAGCCGTATACAGTGGTCCGGTAGACCAGTGGAAACACTGGCAGTTCTGGACAATTGACTTCAGCGGCTACACTACCGCCGGTACTTATTTTCTCAGTGCCAGCGTGGCCGGTCAGTCCGTACGCTCCTACCCTTTTACCATCGGAAAGAACGTACTGGAACAGGCGACCATCTCCGATGTCGTCTATTATTTCAAAGGACAGCGTTGTACCGGCCTTTTCGACCAGGCGGACCGTCACCTACACCTGGCCGGAATGCCGTCTGACACCATCGACGCACATGGTGGCTGGTACGATGCAACGGGCGATTATGGTAAACACCTGTCGCACCTCTCCTTTTCATCTTATTTCAATCCGCAACAGGTGTCACTCACCGTCTGGAGTCTGCTGAAGACATACGAGCAACTGAAAAGTAAACCGGGTACGGACTATCGTCAGTATATCAGACGCGTACTCGATGAAGCCATGTTCGGCGCCGATTATCTCGTCAGACTGAAAGCGCCCAATGCTTCTTTCTATCGCTCCGTTTCTGCACCTGGTCCGGGTAAACTGGCCAAAGACCGCACAATCCGTCCGGAGGACAAAGGCTATCGTATCAAACAGTCAAAAGACCAGTCCTTCGGTAGTGGCAGCGGGACCTCCAGCGAAATGAACAACTGGCGAAGCTACCAGTCCAGCTACCGTTCAGGCGCGGGCCTATCCATCGCTGCATTAGCGATTGCTTCTACTTATGATACTTCCGGAGAGTACAGCAATAAAGACTACCTGAAAACAGCAGAAGACGCCTTCGCCTTCCTGGAAAAGGAAAATCCACAGATGACGAATGACGGAAAAGAAAATATCGTAGATGATTATTGCGCACTCAGCGCCGCCACTGAACTCTACAAAGCAACACACAAAGACATTTATCTGCAGGCAGCCATCAAACGCGCCAAACAGTTAAAAGACCGCCTCATCAGCAGTGGTAAATACCAGCACTATTTCCGGGCAGATGACAAAGACAGACCTTTCTTTCATCCTTCTGATGCAGGCTTGCCGGTCGTTAGTCTGCTGAACTTCTATCCACTGGCGCCGGCTGCATTGCAAACGGAAATCAAGGCGACAGTCAGACAATACATGCAATATGAACTCGCTATCACTAAAGAAGTGAACAATCCCTTCGGTTATAGTCGTCAGTATACTGAAGACACTGCCGGTATCAGGAAAGCGACCTTCTTCTTCCCACACGGTAGTGAAGCATCTCCATGGTGGCAGGGAGAGAACGCCAGACTGGGTTCACAGGCAACCGCAGCAAGAATGACGGCACACTTGTTTAAAGCAGATAAACCTTTTCACGACAGCCTTGAAAATTTTGCGCTCGATCAGCTGAACTGGATACTGGGACTCAATCCTTTTGATGCCTGTATGTTACAGGGCGCCGGACATAACAATCCGGCATACGGCTTCTTCGGCACCTTTGAATACACCAATGCACCTGGTGGCATTGTGAATGGAATTACCTCCGGTCTGGAGAATGACAACGATATTGACTTTAATCTCTCTTATGCCGTTACAAAGAAAGACTATGACTGGCGCTGGGCAGAACAATGGCTGCCACACGCCGCATGGTACCTGCTGGCGGTAGCGATCAATGAATAAAAAGTAAAAGGGCTGTACAGTGATTGTACAGCCCTTTTACTTTCATAACGTGTAGATTTATTTATTCAGCAGTTCTGCCAGTTTCTTGTTGAGTGATTCACCTCTCAGGTCATTACCGATGATCTTGCCTTCAGGGCTGATCAGGAAACCTGCCGGTACACCAGTTACACCATACAGGATGCCCACTTCGTTACCCCAGCCTTTCAGGTCTGATACATGGATCCATGGAATACCATCCTTTGCGATCGCCTCTTCCCATTTCTTCTTATCACTATCCAATGATACACCCAGGATCTCAAAACCTTTCTCTTTATACATCGCATATTGCGCTTTCAGATTTGGGTTTTCAGCACGGCATGGGCTGCACCAGCTTGCCCAGAACTCCAGCAACACGGTCTTACCTCTCAGGTCTTTCAGAGAGACAGGATTACCATTCGTATCTTTCATAGTAAAGTTTGGCGCTTCTGCCCCCGGAGTGGTCAGCTTCACTGATTTGATACGCTTATCAAGTTCCAGCCCTTTCTTGGAATTACGCAGTTTTGCATTCAATGCATTATAAACCGGCGTTACAACCTCCATATTCTTCGACATATTCGTATACTCGGACAGCGCGATCAGGCCGAATACAGAATTAGGATTATCCTTTGCAAATTGCAGCTGTGCAGCATTCCTGTCTCCCACACGTTTGCGGAAACGCATGTCTACTTCTTTCAGGAAATTAGAATCAGCGCGCTGCTCAGGTGTACCTGCATTAAACTCATAGTTGGCATTTTTGGTGATCGCCATAATCTGCCCACCTATTTTTTTATTATAAGCGTCTTCCTGATCATGGACTTTAGAACCTTTGAACACTGCATTTGCCAGGGAATCTTTAGAAGTGATCGTGAAGTTCTCAGGTCCGAAATTGAAATAGATCGCATCTCCGGCATACACCGCCTTCATCTTTCCATCTCCATGATGCGCCAATGCCATGCGGCAGGTAGCCACCCCCGACAGTTCTCCGGTAAATTTAAAAGTCCCGTTGACAACATCCACAGAATCTTCCTTTCCACCGTCATTAAGCACATCGGTCCAGTCCAGATATACCCGTGCATTAGGGTCCAGATTACCGATCTTACCGGTAATAGTAAAAGTATTTTTAGATTGAGACTTTGCCAGCATTGGTATCAGGGCCGCAAAGAGCAAAAAAGTTTTTTTCATGGTCGATTTTGGTAAATGGTGGTCGAAGACTTTACATAGATAAAGCAATGAAATCGAAAAATCTTAGCGTCTTTTTCGAACTTTTTTTAAAGAATCTGCTGAAACTGTTAATAAAAACTAAACCACCTATCTTTTTTCAGGAGTTATAAGGATGTTCCGGATACGAAGTATCTGGTATAAAATGGGATCATGGTCGCTCCGGATATTTGTTCCTGAGATAGTCGACCGACTGCCTGATCAACTGTTCCAACACGGACTGGTCTATGTCAGACAGCTTTTTAATATACAGACAACCCTTGGCGGCTTTATGCTTCCCCAACTTATCCAGCAATGTGGAATTGTCCGCAAAACCCGGCATGACATATAAACTGAGCTGCAGCTTACGGGGAGAAAAACCTACCAGACAGGCATCCCCTTCATGCCCGCTGTCATATTTATAATGATACTGTCCGAACCCGACGATCGCCGGGCCCCACATCTTCGCCTTATACCCGGTTACTTTCTCCATGATACGCACCAGTTCGAAGCAGTCCGCCTTTACTTTTTCATCCTCAACATTTTCCAGGAAAGCATCCACAGATTGTGCAGTTGGTTTTGTTTTCTGTTCTGCCATATGAAGGGGTTTGATATACAGACATAAAGTTATGTCAAATCAACGTTCGTTCTCCCCGTGACAAAAATATTGTACGCTCCCGGGTCAGTTGATGGCCTTGCAGTACCTTTTGCAACGCCGCTGTCTGCTCCTTGAAATGCGTCCAGCCACTATGATGTACCGGGATAATCTTATTGGGTTGTAATACTTTTGCGGCCCGGATCAATCCCCTGCTATCCATGGTATATTGCCCGAAGCCGGAAAGATACCTGAACTGTACCGCCCCCAGGTTAAAGATACCGGTACCTACTTTAAACCGTTTGCCGACTTCCGCAATGCCATTGAAATATACCGTATCGCCGGACAAATAGATCACGCCATCGGGCTGCCCCTCATATTCAATCACAAATCCCGTCACCATACCGGATATAAACTCCGGTATCCATGCCGGCCGATGCTGGGCAGGTGTAGCCGTGATCCGCAGGCCAGGAACTTTCGGCGTATCTATCGCATAACTCTCCCACTTTTGCAGCCCTCTTACGTTTTTTAAACGTCTGGCAGCAGCGGTAGTAGAAAGCACATGGGGAAAGCTATTGATGAATGCGCGACCATTATTATCCAGGTTATCCTTATGCTGATCATGACTGAGCAATACCAGGTCAATATCCTGTAAGGCTGATAAGGGCAGGGCCGGATCTTCGGTTTTACGGGAGAACGCGCCAAAACCATGGTAGTATAATGCGCCGGCGTTGTCCAGCGTAGGTTCAGTCAATATTTTGAAGTCCCCTATTTCAAGCAGGATACAGGCGGTGTCAATATGGGTAATATACATAAGAGCGATCAATGCTATAAAGCTATTGATTGTGGCATCTCTTTACAATGTAGATACAGGATATTTTGTTGTATATATAAAATACAATTGCCCCTCTTCCGAGGGGCAACGCCAACTTAAAACACAATATAGGGATAAATCACGGATAGGTCTTAGTGTTCCAGAACGGTGAATTCCGCTCTTCTGTTTGCCTTGTGTTCTTCCTCCGTACAATTCACACCATTCGCACAACGGTTAATCAGTTTGGTCTCGCCATAACCTTTAGCAGTCAGACGTTTTTTATCAATTCCTTTGGAAAGGAAATAATTCAATGTTGAAGTCGCACGACGCTGGGAGAGTTTCATGTTATAGTTATCATCCGAGCGGCTGTCTGTATGGAATGACATATCTACCTTCCAGTTGGCATTTTCCTTCATCAGGGCGATCAGTTTATCCAGTTCTTTCGCTACGTCAGGACGGATATCTGCCTTACCCAGATCGAAATAGATGTTCTGTGGATTGAACTTGTTACCCAGCTCAATCTTACGCGGTGCACCAATTCCCTTCGCCGGAACCGGCTCTTTCGGTTTATTCACCACAGTTTCTACTTCGATTTTTTCCAGATAAAGGTCACGGTGTAAAACTGCGGATTCTGTCAACCCGTTTGTAGTCACCGCAACCCCCAATTCTGGTCTAAACAGTGGCTTCTGGCCATCCAGCGCATAGGCTGTTAAACTATCCAATGCAAAATGAAAATTACCTTCGTTATCAGTAAATGCTTTTAACACTTTTCCGGTGCCCTTATTCGCCAGGGTCACTTCCGCATCTCCGAGTGGCTGATTGGTCTTTTTGTCGATGGCTTTACCTTCCAGGGAGAAGATCAGGATCTTCGCAGGTGTAAAACGATAGAGGTCGTCACTACCCTTTCCACCTTTTCTGTTGGAAGAAAAATACATCGTATTGGTACCATTATAGGCAGGCGCAAAATCATCCTGTGCACTGTTTACCGGCAGGCCCATATTACGGACTGCCCAGGTGCTTTTTTCTTTTACCGCACGGAAGATGTCTAATCCACCAAGACCAGGACGTCCGTCTGTAGAGAAATAGAACACCCCGTTGTTATCAAACATCGGAGAACGTTCATTGCCTGCACTATTAATCTCCGGACCCATGTTCACCGGCGTCTGCCACTGACCATTTATGTCCAGGGTGCTGTAATAGATATCAGTGCCACCATTTCCTTTATCGCCATAATCAGCAACAAAGTAGAGGGTTTTACCATCAGGAGCTATGTAAGGATCACCGATGGAATGATTGAATATTTCATTGAAAGGGAAAACCGGCAGTTGTTTCCAGCCACCACTTGCCGTATCGCGTTGCTGTCCCCTGATCTCGATGTTGAGGGTATAAGGATTTTCCTTACCCAGCAACGAGCCTTTCTTTCTGGCCAGTTCCGTTACTGCATAATAGAAGGTTTCTCCGTTCGCCGTATAACTTGCATCCGCGCTATGGTAATCACCATTCACGTCACGTACCAGCAGTCTGGTCGTGCCGCTGTCCAGACCATTGCTCTCATAAAGGTGCAGGTAACTATTGCCGGTATAACCACAGTATTTCTTTTTGATATTGCTGGTATTGAACAACATATCGCGGCGCAGGGAATCGTAAGGACGATCCGAAGCAAAGATGACTTTTCCGTTATTGAAAGCCGTACTCCAGTCAGACCATTCACTGTTGAGTCCTTTCAGGTTTTCCAGGTCTCCCCTTACCGGAACTGCCGTCCATGCGGAAGCGCTGTCACAACCCGCCTGCATACTTTTAGCGAGTATATCGCCAGGCGTCTTAGACAGGTAACCATTCAGCACCTCTTTTGCAGTACTATATTGTTCATTATTCATGAGGATTGCTGCGTAATACAGTTCATCCTCGGCAGTATGTTCCGGCATCGCTACCAGTTTTCCATACCAGGTAGCTGCTGCAGGATAATCTTTCAGCAGACGGTAACTGGTGGCCAGTCCGCGCGCCGCTGTTACTGTTTCTTTCTTCTTATATGCTTTCTGGTATAATGGAATAGCTGCTGCGTAATTGTATAGGGTAGCCTCACTATTGGCTTCTTTTATAACGTACTGTCCATTGGCGGTATTAAACAATCCCGTTACCAGCAAGGCACTTAACAATGCAGGAAGGGTATAATGTTTTCTATTCATAATGGTATTATGATATCTGTTTTTGTAACGCAATGATGTTAGAAATATCTCGGTGACAACATCCTTGCTTTAGGATTAGCCCAGGTATAATTGATTGATACCTCATGCGTAGAAAAGCTGTTAGCCCCTGTACCGTTTGTCGTCTGATCGTATGCATACCCGATACGCAGTTTCTCGTTGATAAAGAAATCAACCATACCGGCTACGGCGCCTGATTTACTCAGGGAATTTGCGATCTTATCCTTGTTAAGTACGGCAGTACGGTAAGAAGCACCAATCCAGAGTTTTTCATGAAACAGCACGAAAGCGTTCAGGTCAGCACTGGTCGGACCCGCGAAGTCTTCCTTCACCAGGATGGAAGGTTTCAGGGATACATTTTCTGACAGTGGGAACAGCGCACCAACGGTATAAAACATGTTTGGTTTCAGTGGCAGATAAGTTCTCAGTTTATCCGATTTCTGAAAAGATCCGGAGATGATATTATCCGCAGATACACCTGCATAAAAACGTTCACTGTTATAGAAGATACCCACCCTTGCATCCGGCATCATAGACGTACCTTTTGCATTCATCAGCAGCGCGTCATTCTGGCTCGCCGGATTAAGCGCTTTCAGATTCAGCTGTTGCTGGATAAACCCGACACTCAGACCGATCGCCAGACGTTTGTTGCCATCCGCATCCAATGGAACACGATAGGCATACGTACCGTAAAGGGCAGTGTTCTTCTCGGCGCCCAACTGGTCATTAACTGCCTGCAGACCTAAACCCACACGGCCATCATTTACGACGCCGTCAACTGCAGCAGAAAATGTTTTGGGTGCACCGGGAAGACCTGCCCATTGCGTACGGTAGAACATATTGAGGTTCCACTGTTCTTTATAACCTGCATATGCCGGATTGATATAAAGTCCGTTAAACATATACTGGCTGAATTGCGCGTCATGCTGCGCATGTGCCGACTGGAATGATAGGAAGAATATTATAGGTAGAATGATCTTGTAAAACTTGCTAGTCATAATCTCTTTTTTTACTGTTGGAAGGGAAATGGCCGTTTAAGTAAAGACTACCGGCTGGCGCCGGTAGCCTTTCTTTTGCTGATTCTTATCGCAGCAGCATGATATAACCGTTGTAGGTATGCCACTGTCCATTGGCGTCCAGCCCCTTCAAAGTATAGTAATATGTACCTGCGTTCAGACCTTGTCCATCCCATTCACCCTGGTAGTTCTGCTTCTTGTAAAGCACGTTGTTCCAGCGGTTGTAGATAATGATCTCGTTCTGCACGAATTTGTTCAAGCCTTTGATCTCAAGTTTATCGTTGGCGCCGTCACCGTTTGGTGTGATCACGTTTGGCACTGTTACTTCATCTGGAACGATGTTCATATTAACAGTAGCCACGTTACTCCAGCTGCCATTCTGATCCTGTACCCTGTAAGTGAATGAATCCGGACCGTTATAACCCTGTGTAGGCGTATAAACGATTGTTCCATCTTCATTAACTACAACAGTACCATGAGCAGGTTGTGTTACTATCTCTACTGATTTCGGATCAAGCGGCGTGTTGTTATCACCCGGCTTATCGTTCTTCAGTACCGGAATAGTTACCGGATTATCAGCTCTTACATTACCATAGTCGTCA contains the following coding sequences:
- a CDS encoding TonB-dependent receptor; this encodes MSFFSRVNITTVSVLLLPLLAGAQDTLPKSKDQDSTRRLKEVIVSYQAGSKTPVTYQNLDMKVLDEKNTGQEPSFLLSETPSITVYSDAGNMQGYSYYRMRGMDQTRINTTLDGMPLNEPEDQGAYFSNYPDILNSISRLQIQRGVGTSKNGAASYAGSIQLFAPEAGDKASTDFGVGYGSYNSFRIFGEHQTAIKNRKSLYVRASQVYTDGYKYHSFNNSQSVFISGGLYYDKSTWKLNIMAGHQRNGMAWLAVADTLIAKDRRSNANTKDEKDRFFQGLVQLQNSWRPSLHATLTSSIYYTYLKGGYDFDLNNFLGMETDGNLFNYGFLSHFGGFFTNYALTYDRFKWTTGVHGNLYSRRHTGTDNWLGELYQNKGYKNEVSAFTKIEYSLHRFTLYGDLQYRYATFDYKGSVPFEKMDWHFLNPKAGISFAVSDASSIYYSIGRTGREPTRNDIFGGNDDLTADSTGKAIIYNKDAESVVDHELGIRFQRNNLELGLNGYYMNFDNEIVLNGQVGPNGLLLTNKVKSSYRAGLELHASYRLKAFSFTNNSSFNHSRVKEQQTSFTPILTPALIVNQEVGWQHKRLGVALSGRYQHRAYIDFANDALVDSYVLLNARAQYTIAHCTLSLFVNNLTSAKYYNDGYVEADGTRKYFVQAPRNMYVAFKYSF
- a CDS encoding tetratricopeptide repeat protein, whose product is MKSDTPFLRKLDQHRKFLLGYRLAFETSSQRSSWRQIVMLWFSAASQGNKRAQFYLATCYDNGMGVQRDTAIAFKWYMKAALQGHMESQYNVGFFYREGDVVRQNDKKAVYWFKLASAQGDTEAQRDLGYCYFYGLGIEKDVTQAIFWYKKAAAKDDPKALYNLGLCYKHGDGVGQSQRWAKYYFERAARLGNNAASLQLREIMRTTSQYS
- a CDS encoding sensor histidine kinase; this translates as MSSNISADIESVKSIPIVPTMLEVICRTTGMGFAAIARVTQDRWIACSVRDEIAFGLEPGGELQIETTICNEIRDSRNAVIIDHVAGDEAFSNHHTPKMYGFQSYISVPIILKNGEFFGTLCAIDPRPAQLKNPRVIGMFNLFSELISFHLHSIDQMERNDVAIRELNRQLSETQDENRQYRHISNHNLQEPLRKIRLFSNMLVDAVEQAHVEKSKELALKVNAGAQRISMMIKDLSDFSELNYVDASFEKIDLNKVVADVCAQLEQSLFVKGGRVIADSLPYMQAISMQMEQLFYHLISNALKFARTDAPAEIRILVSEPDIHQVRSLLPAAGNKKYVRIRVQDNGMGIEKQQLEKIFDIFARISFESTYEGFGLGLAYCRKIIRNHGGFITAESTPGVGTAFTMILPLERTVPNS
- a CDS encoding glycoside hydrolase family 9 protein produces the protein MRSFSTLVLFIALLFPGISKAQSTKIVTNHIGYEFSKSKRAVLLAETKVSVGNVDLIDASSGRKVYSAKAVYSGPVDQWKHWQFWTIDFSGYTTAGTYFLSASVAGQSVRSYPFTIGKNVLEQATISDVVYYFKGQRCTGLFDQADRHLHLAGMPSDTIDAHGGWYDATGDYGKHLSHLSFSSYFNPQQVSLTVWSLLKTYEQLKSKPGTDYRQYIRRVLDEAMFGADYLVRLKAPNASFYRSVSAPGPGKLAKDRTIRPEDKGYRIKQSKDQSFGSGSGTSSEMNNWRSYQSSYRSGAGLSIAALAIASTYDTSGEYSNKDYLKTAEDAFAFLEKENPQMTNDGKENIVDDYCALSAATELYKATHKDIYLQAAIKRAKQLKDRLISSGKYQHYFRADDKDRPFFHPSDAGLPVVSLLNFYPLAPAALQTEIKATVRQYMQYELAITKEVNNPFGYSRQYTEDTAGIRKATFFFPHGSEASPWWQGENARLGSQATAARMTAHLFKADKPFHDSLENFALDQLNWILGLNPFDACMLQGAGHNNPAYGFFGTFEYTNAPGGIVNGITSGLENDNDIDFNLSYAVTKKDYDWRWAEQWLPHAAWYLLAVAINE
- a CDS encoding TlpA disulfide reductase family protein; the encoded protein is MKKTFLLFAALIPMLAKSQSKNTFTITGKIGNLDPNARVYLDWTDVLNDGGKEDSVDVVNGTFKFTGELSGVATCRMALAHHGDGKMKAVYAGDAIYFNFGPENFTITSKDSLANAVFKGSKVHDQEDAYNKKIGGQIMAITKNANYEFNAGTPEQRADSNFLKEVDMRFRKRVGDRNAAQLQFAKDNPNSVFGLIALSEYTNMSKNMEVVTPVYNALNAKLRNSKKGLELDKRIKSVKLTTPGAEAPNFTMKDTNGNPVSLKDLRGKTVLLEFWASWCSPCRAENPNLKAQYAMYKEKGFEILGVSLDSDKKKWEEAIAKDGIPWIHVSDLKGWGNEVGILYGVTGVPAGFLISPEGKIIGNDLRGESLNKKLAELLNK
- a CDS encoding DUF1801 domain-containing protein, giving the protein MAEQKTKPTAQSVDAFLENVEDEKVKADCFELVRIMEKVTGYKAKMWGPAIVGFGQYHYKYDSGHEGDACLVGFSPRKLQLSLYVMPGFADNSTLLDKLGKHKAAKGCLYIKKLSDIDQSVLEQLIRQSVDYLRNKYPERP
- a CDS encoding MBL fold metallo-hydrolase; the protein is MYITHIDTACILLEIGDFKILTEPTLDNAGALYYHGFGAFSRKTEDPALPLSALQDIDLVLLSHDQHKDNLDNNGRAFINSFPHVLSTTAAARRLKNVRGLQKWESYAIDTPKVPGLRITATPAQHRPAWIPEFISGMVTGFVIEYEGQPDGVIYLSGDTVYFNGIAEVGKRFKVGTGIFNLGAVQFRYLSGFGQYTMDSRGLIRAAKVLQPNKIIPVHHSGWTHFKEQTAALQKVLQGHQLTRERTIFLSRGERTLI
- a CDS encoding OmpA family protein, producing the protein MNRKHYTLPALLSALLVTGLFNTANGQYVIKEANSEATLYNYAAAIPLYQKAYKKKETVTAARGLATSYRLLKDYPAAATWYGKLVAMPEHTAEDELYYAAILMNNEQYSTAKEVLNGYLSKTPGDILAKSMQAGCDSASAWTAVPVRGDLENLKGLNSEWSDWSTAFNNGKVIFASDRPYDSLRRDMLFNTSNIKKKYCGYTGNSYLHLYESNGLDSGTTRLLVRDVNGDYHSADASYTANGETFYYAVTELARKKGSLLGKENPYTLNIEIRGQQRDTASGGWKQLPVFPFNEIFNHSIGDPYIAPDGKTLYFVADYGDKGNGGTDIYYSTLDINGQWQTPVNMGPEINSAGNERSPMFDNNGVFYFSTDGRPGLGGLDIFRAVKEKSTWAVRNMGLPVNSAQDDFAPAYNGTNTMYFSSNRKGGKGSDDLYRFTPAKILIFSLEGKAIDKKTNQPLGDAEVTLANKGTGKVLKAFTDNEGNFHFALDSLTAYALDGQKPLFRPELGVAVTTNGLTESAVLHRDLYLEKIEVETVVNKPKEPVPAKGIGAPRKIELGNKFNPQNIYFDLGKADIRPDVAKELDKLIALMKENANWKVDMSFHTDSRSDDNYNMKLSQRRATSTLNYFLSKGIDKKRLTAKGYGETKLINRCANGVNCTEEEHKANRRAEFTVLEH
- a CDS encoding type IX secretion system membrane protein PorP/SprF, with the protein product MTSKFYKIILPIIFFLSFQSAHAQHDAQFSQYMFNGLYINPAYAGYKEQWNLNMFYRTQWAGLPGAPKTFSAAVDGVVNDGRVGLGLQAVNDQLGAEKNTALYGTYAYRVPLDADGNKRLAIGLSVGFIQQQLNLKALNPASQNDALLMNAKGTSMMPDARVGIFYNSERFYAGVSADNIISGSFQKSDKLRTYLPLKPNMFYTVGALFPLSENVSLKPSILVKEDFAGPTSADLNAFVLFHEKLWIGASYRTAVLNKDKIANSLSKSGAVAGMVDFFINEKLRIGYAYDQTTNGTGANSFSTHEVSINYTWANPKARMLSPRYF